Proteins found in one Pelmatolapia mariae isolate MD_Pm_ZW linkage group LG7, Pm_UMD_F_2, whole genome shotgun sequence genomic segment:
- the LOC134631351 gene encoding sodium/potassium/calcium exchanger 1-like isoform X4 has product MYCTRRKRLQLSRVLFLLSGVFLCTLYQLTISTRLYEPLAMPQIAQDSGEGSAEGVEEITDLGKALSTAYDLEQTEQTNITYDVHNATTTSVSTTSTTTELPLLPTTNRTLVHCIYVAPELQETPTPAPPTTTVPPAFPGEAPHMKGDYPEDIFSIEDRRRGWVILHIIGMMYMFVSLAIVCDEFFVPALGVITNKLAISDDVAGATFMAAGGSAPELFTSLIGVFIAHSNVGIGTIVGSAVFNILFVIGMCALFSREILHLTWWPLFRDVSFYILGLIFLIIFFLDNVIMWWESMMLVACYTVYVIFMKFNVQIERAFKTQLHKHKSIVKVIAVEEPDKTNGNGEDNAPPAPDDKNHLKLKPSLQRGGSSASLHNSTMRNTIFQLMIHTLDPIGNDGEEKTEQSKEPEPTPAAEEEKKEQPEDKKVLSNHVLVAFKKPRSQSLIPVYEDVPAKDDGSGESDDSESDEEDSDDESDESSEDEDDDEDKDEEEDEKDDEPLSLEWPDTRRKQATYLFLLPIVFPLWLTVPDVRNPKSRKFFVVTFLGSILWIAIFSYLMVWWAHQVGETIGISEEIMGLTILAAGTSIPDLITSVIVARKGLGDMAVSSSVGSNIFDITVGLPVPWLLYSAIHSFGPVAVSSNGLFCAIVLLFLMLLFVIISIASCKWKMNKVLGFTMFLLYFIFLVLSVMLEDRIIICPVSI; this is encoded by the exons ATGTATTGTACCAGAAGGAAGCGACTGCAGCTGAGCCGagttctttttctcctctctgggGTTTTCCTCTGTACCCTCTACCAGCTGACCATCAGCACTAGACTGTACGAGCCTTTGGCAATGCCTCAGATTGCACAGGATAGTGGGGAAGGTTCAGCAGAGGGGGTTGAGGAGATTACAGATCTGGGAAAGGCTCTATCTACAGCATATGATTTAGAGCAAACTGAGCAAACAAACATAACGTATGATGTCCATAATGCAACTACAACTTCAGTATCCACAACATCTACCACTACTGAATTGCCATTATTGCCAACAACAAATCGGACTCTTGTGCATTGCATCTATGTGGCACCTGAACTTCAGGAGACACCCACGCCAGCTCCTCCTACAACTACCGTCCCACCAGCCTTTCCGGGTGAAGCACCACATATGAAGGGTGATTACCCAGAGGACATTTTTTCAATCGAAGATCGCAGACGTGGCTGGGTGATCCTTCACATTATTGGGATGATGTACATGTTTGTGTCACTTGCAATTGTGTGTGATGAGTTTTTTGTTCCTGCTCTCGGGGTAATCACAAACAAGTTGGCAATCTCTGATGATGTGGCTGGAGCCACCTTCATGGCCGCCGGAGGTTCTGCCCCTGAGCTTTTTACCTCTTTGATAGGAGTCTTCATTGCCCACAGCAACGTGGGTATTGGCACAATTGTGGGCTCAGCAGTTTTCAACATTTTGTTTGTGATTGGAATGTGTGCTTTGTTTTCTCGGGAGATTCTCCATCTGACCTGGTGGCCTCTATTCAGAGATGTGTCATTCTACATACTTGGCCTCATCTTTCTAATTATCTTCTTCCTGGATAATGTCATAATGTGGTGGGAGAGCATGATGCTGGTGGCTTGTTACACTGTCTATGTCATTTTCATGAAGTTTAATGTGCAAATAGAGCGAGCATTCAAGACCCAACTCCACAAACACAAGAGCATTGTCAAAGTTATTGCTGTAGAGGAACCTGACAAG ACTAATGGGAACGGTGAGGATAATGCCCCTCCTGCTCCAGATGACAAGAATCATTTAAAG TTGAAGCCATCCCTTCAGCGAGGGGGGAGTTCTGCTTCTTTACACAACAGCACAATGAGAAACACCATCTTCCAACTCATGATTCATACATTAGACCCTATAGGTAATG ATGGTGAGGAAAAAACTGAGCAGAGCAAAGAGCCAGAACCAACCCcagctgcagaagaagaaaagaaggagCAGCCAGAGGACAAGAAGGTACTCTCCAACCATGTCCTGGTGGCTTTCAAAAAGCCCAGAAGTCAGTCTTTGATTCCTGTCTAT GAAGATGTACCAGCAAAAGATGATGGGTCAGGAGAGTCAGACGACTCTGAGAGCGACGAAGAGGACAGCGATGATGAAAGTGATGAGTCCAGtgaagatgaggatgatgatgaggataaagacgaagaagaagatgaaaaagACGATGAACCTCTGTCTTTAGAATGGCCCGATACACGTCGAAAGCAAGCAACCTACCTCTTCCTGTTGCCCATAGTTTTCCCTCTGTGGCTTACCGTCCCAGATGTTCGCAACCCG AAATCCAGAAAATTCTTTGTTGTCACCTTCCTGGGCTCTATTCTGTGGATTGCTATCTTCTCGTACCTCATGGTGTGGTGGGCCCATCAG GTGGGTGAGACTATTGGCATCTCAGAGGAAATTATGGGCCTGACTATCCTGGCTGCGGGGACCTCCATCCCTGACCTCATTACCAGTGTGATTGTGGCTCGTAAAGGCCTGGGAGACATGGCTGTGTCTAGCTCTGTGGGCAGTAACATCTTTGACATCACTGTGGG tctCCCAGTCCCTTGGCTCCTGTACTCAGCCATCCATAGTTTTGGTCCAGTGGCTGTCAGCAGCAATGGGCTCTTTTGTGCCATTGTGCTGCTCTTCCTCATGCTCCTCTTTGTCATCATCTCCATTGCTTCCTGTAAATGGAAGATGAATAAGGTGCTGGGTTTCACCATGTTCCTCCTCTACTTTATCTTCTTGGTGCTCAGTGTTATGTTGGAAGATCGTATCATCATCTGCCCAGTTTCCATCTAA
- the LOC134631351 gene encoding sodium/potassium/calcium exchanger 1-like isoform X5, translated as MYCTRRKRLQLSRVLFLLSGVFLCTLYQLTISTRLYEPLAMPQIAQDSGEGSAEGVEEITDLGKALSTAYDLEQTEQTNITYDVHNATTTSVSTTSTTTELPLLPTTNRTLVHCIYVAPELQETPTPAPPTTTVPPAFPGEAPHMKGDYPEDIFSIEDRRRGWVILHIIGMMYMFVSLAIVCDEFFVPALGVITNKLAISDDVAGATFMAAGGSAPELFTSLIGVFIAHSNVGIGTIVGSAVFNILFVIGMCALFSREILHLTWWPLFRDVSFYILGLIFLIIFFLDNVIMWWESMMLVACYTVYVIFMKFNVQIERAFKTQLHKHKSIVKVIAVEEPDKTNGNGEDNAPPAPDDKNHLKLKPSLQRGGSSASLHNSTMRNTIFQLMIHTLDPIDGEEKTEQSKEPEPTPAAEEEKKEQPEDKKVLSNHVLVAFKKPRSQSLIPVYEDVPAKDDGSGESDDSESDEEDSDDESDESSEDEDDDEDKDEEEDEKDDEPLSLEWPDTRRKQATYLFLLPIVFPLWLTVPDVRNPKSRKFFVVTFLGSILWIAIFSYLMVWWAHQVGETIGISEEIMGLTILAAGTSIPDLITSVIVARKGLGDMAVSSSVGSNIFDITVGLPVPWLLYSAIHSFGPVAVSSNGLFCAIVLLFLMLLFVIISIASCKWKMNKVLGFTMFLLYFIFLVLSVMLEDRIIICPVSI; from the exons ATGTATTGTACCAGAAGGAAGCGACTGCAGCTGAGCCGagttctttttctcctctctgggGTTTTCCTCTGTACCCTCTACCAGCTGACCATCAGCACTAGACTGTACGAGCCTTTGGCAATGCCTCAGATTGCACAGGATAGTGGGGAAGGTTCAGCAGAGGGGGTTGAGGAGATTACAGATCTGGGAAAGGCTCTATCTACAGCATATGATTTAGAGCAAACTGAGCAAACAAACATAACGTATGATGTCCATAATGCAACTACAACTTCAGTATCCACAACATCTACCACTACTGAATTGCCATTATTGCCAACAACAAATCGGACTCTTGTGCATTGCATCTATGTGGCACCTGAACTTCAGGAGACACCCACGCCAGCTCCTCCTACAACTACCGTCCCACCAGCCTTTCCGGGTGAAGCACCACATATGAAGGGTGATTACCCAGAGGACATTTTTTCAATCGAAGATCGCAGACGTGGCTGGGTGATCCTTCACATTATTGGGATGATGTACATGTTTGTGTCACTTGCAATTGTGTGTGATGAGTTTTTTGTTCCTGCTCTCGGGGTAATCACAAACAAGTTGGCAATCTCTGATGATGTGGCTGGAGCCACCTTCATGGCCGCCGGAGGTTCTGCCCCTGAGCTTTTTACCTCTTTGATAGGAGTCTTCATTGCCCACAGCAACGTGGGTATTGGCACAATTGTGGGCTCAGCAGTTTTCAACATTTTGTTTGTGATTGGAATGTGTGCTTTGTTTTCTCGGGAGATTCTCCATCTGACCTGGTGGCCTCTATTCAGAGATGTGTCATTCTACATACTTGGCCTCATCTTTCTAATTATCTTCTTCCTGGATAATGTCATAATGTGGTGGGAGAGCATGATGCTGGTGGCTTGTTACACTGTCTATGTCATTTTCATGAAGTTTAATGTGCAAATAGAGCGAGCATTCAAGACCCAACTCCACAAACACAAGAGCATTGTCAAAGTTATTGCTGTAGAGGAACCTGACAAG ACTAATGGGAACGGTGAGGATAATGCCCCTCCTGCTCCAGATGACAAGAATCATTTAAAG TTGAAGCCATCCCTTCAGCGAGGGGGGAGTTCTGCTTCTTTACACAACAGCACAATGAGAAACACCATCTTCCAACTCATGATTCATACATTAGACCCTATAG ATGGTGAGGAAAAAACTGAGCAGAGCAAAGAGCCAGAACCAACCCcagctgcagaagaagaaaagaaggagCAGCCAGAGGACAAGAAGGTACTCTCCAACCATGTCCTGGTGGCTTTCAAAAAGCCCAGAAGTCAGTCTTTGATTCCTGTCTAT GAAGATGTACCAGCAAAAGATGATGGGTCAGGAGAGTCAGACGACTCTGAGAGCGACGAAGAGGACAGCGATGATGAAAGTGATGAGTCCAGtgaagatgaggatgatgatgaggataaagacgaagaagaagatgaaaaagACGATGAACCTCTGTCTTTAGAATGGCCCGATACACGTCGAAAGCAAGCAACCTACCTCTTCCTGTTGCCCATAGTTTTCCCTCTGTGGCTTACCGTCCCAGATGTTCGCAACCCG AAATCCAGAAAATTCTTTGTTGTCACCTTCCTGGGCTCTATTCTGTGGATTGCTATCTTCTCGTACCTCATGGTGTGGTGGGCCCATCAG GTGGGTGAGACTATTGGCATCTCAGAGGAAATTATGGGCCTGACTATCCTGGCTGCGGGGACCTCCATCCCTGACCTCATTACCAGTGTGATTGTGGCTCGTAAAGGCCTGGGAGACATGGCTGTGTCTAGCTCTGTGGGCAGTAACATCTTTGACATCACTGTGGG tctCCCAGTCCCTTGGCTCCTGTACTCAGCCATCCATAGTTTTGGTCCAGTGGCTGTCAGCAGCAATGGGCTCTTTTGTGCCATTGTGCTGCTCTTCCTCATGCTCCTCTTTGTCATCATCTCCATTGCTTCCTGTAAATGGAAGATGAATAAGGTGCTGGGTTTCACCATGTTCCTCCTCTACTTTATCTTCTTGGTGCTCAGTGTTATGTTGGAAGATCGTATCATCATCTGCCCAGTTTCCATCTAA